AATTGGTTTTGGCGGCGGTTGTTTACATGAGATAGCCACCATTGATATTCATCATCTGGACCCGCGCCTGAAAGAGTGCCGCATTGAAGTGGCATGCGATGTCACCAATCCCTTAACCGGTCCACAAGGTGCTTCAGCCATTTTTGGACCGCAAAAAGGGGCAACGGCGTCGATGGTAACCACCTTGGATAACAACTTGGCCCATTACGCACAGGTGATTAAACAGCAGTTGGGGATTGAGGTCGATAACATACCCGGTGCGGGTGCCGCAGGGGGAATGGGGGCAGCATTACTGGCTTTTTGTGGTGCCGAGCTGGGTAAAGGGATAGAAATTGTCACCGAGGCACTCGGCCTTGAAACCTATATCAAAGACTGCCATTTCGTCCTAACGGGCGAGGGCCGAATAGATAGCCAAAGTATTCATGGCAAAGTGCCAGTGGGCGTTGCGCGACTGGCTAAAAAGTATAATAAGCCGGTGATCGGTATTGCGGGCAGCCTGACCCCCGATGCCAATCTTGTTCATCAGCACGGGGTAGATGCTATTTTCAGTATTATTGACCGCATTTGTACCCTTGAAGATGCGCTGACACAAGCCGCTGATAATATTAGGTCTGCCTCTCGGAATATTGCTTCTGTGATTAATATGGGCATTTGTTCATTAGAGATTAACGCCTCAACATAATAAAAAAAGCAGTGTTTTACTTTTAACATAGCCCTTTGTCGAAGGGCTTTTTTTATGACGATTTATGGCGATTAAACACGGTTAAGGATAAATACTCTTTTCGTGATAATGCTCACCTACTTTTGGGCTGGCGAACAAAAATAGGGACTAAAGCCGTAAGTATCTCGGTCATCCGCACAATGCCTTAGGCAATATACCGGCGTATACTGATTTACAAGTTGATGACCGTTATGTTTTAGATAAATAACGACTGCAATTAAAAAAATAACAGTTATGTTATCGATATAAATATTATAAGGATAATATTATG
The window above is part of the Yersinia massiliensis genome. Proteins encoded here:
- a CDS encoding glycerate kinase; its protein translation is MKIVIAPDSYKESLSAIEVAQAIEQGFREVFPYAEYIKIPVADGGEGTVEAMISATGGQRVMTEVTGPLGESVQAFWGLSGDGKSAFIEMAAASGLELVPLAQRNPLKTTSYGTGELIRSALEKGVRHMIIGIGGSATNDGGAGMMQALGAKLRQSSGEEIGFGGGCLHEIATIDIHHLDPRLKECRIEVACDVTNPLTGPQGASAIFGPQKGATASMVTTLDNNLAHYAQVIKQQLGIEVDNIPGAGAAGGMGAALLAFCGAELGKGIEIVTEALGLETYIKDCHFVLTGEGRIDSQSIHGKVPVGVARLAKKYNKPVIGIAGSLTPDANLVHQHGVDAIFSIIDRICTLEDALTQAADNIRSASRNIASVINMGICSLEINAST